The window TGCTACCTTTTCTCCGTAAATGTGGCAAAAAAACCTGCGCATAAATCGTGAACAATTGTGTTTATTTTTTAATCTTTATATAAAAGAAGATATTATTCAATAAGATGGATTAATTTATCAAGACGGAAATATCGAGGAATAAAAAGTGATTAAAATCACAAAATAATAATTACCGTGCAAATTACAGGGGGTTGTTCTTATATTTCGCGGCGGAAAATAAGGACGGGAATAATGTTTAACCCGCTGCGCATCGCGTATTCGCAGCGGGCCTCTTTACACGGGAGCTTAGGCCGATTCACCGGCCGGCAGGGCGGATGCCGGCAGACCAAACAGCTTGTCGAACGCCCAGTTGAACAGGAAGGTGTAGCAGGGGATGATGATAATCAGCGCCATGTCCAGCAGCAGCGCCTGCCACAGCGTGATGCCCATCCACCAGGCGATCAGCGGGATCAGGAACACCACCAGCGTCAGCTGGAAGCCCACCGCATGCAGAACGCGGCGTTTGAGCGTGCGGGTGCGCGAAGCCTGGCGGCTTTCCCACCCTTCGAACAAATAGTTGTAAATAAAGTTCCAGCTCACCGCGATGCTGGTGATCACCACCGCCAGCGGCCCGGTGCTGCTCGGCGCATGGCCGGAAAGCAACGCCAGCCCGAGCGCCGAGATCGTCATACCGAT is drawn from Serratia entomophila and contains these coding sequences:
- a CDS encoding PACE efflux transporter, which gives rise to MQGVKRKLVYVTAYEIIGMTISALGLALLSGHAPSSTGPLAVVITSIAVSWNFIYNYLFEGWESRQASRTRTLKRRVLHAVGFQLTLVVFLIPLIAWWMGITLWQALLLDMALIIIIPCYTFLFNWAFDKLFGLPASALPAGESA